Proteins found in one Thunnus maccoyii chromosome 5, fThuMac1.1, whole genome shotgun sequence genomic segment:
- the ccdc113 gene encoding coiled-coil domain-containing protein 113, translating to MEDEMLMEEKSKVTQEQKEVLHGRVEELKYSIAALLAENDMFERFISRLDPKDLVPQPPGEGPGPAGASQLEGGGRGRRRRSRSNMSDRLLQLTLEQKLYMAQKEVTETQQDQEKLKQRYERIQDNYKASLKEAELRLEEIQKAKKAFEHRLLKPKNESKLEMKEPNKVLQCIVDKLKVTQLEKFNLKNQALKVQEKKLQQQLQQKKETGKAEYEDIFQAYNEQRIEKNLDELQVNNLKVQRVLSSHKEMLQSVTWESTELSNDITKRKQMLAKIEEEIQHAEEERLKAEALNQHLRRQMADYQAPEIIEYMHIKDKHKKLRQSIHTWERKVGIAEMALKTHTKAWNKQRATLTPANSAEAGARSGEHQIPVKLPYIAEHST from the exons ATGGAGGACGAGATGTTGATGGAAGAAAAAAGCAAGGTCACGCAAGAACAGAAAGAAGTCCTCCACGGCCGAGTCGAAGAACTTAA GTATTCCATTGCAGCCCTCCTGGCAGAGAATGACATGTTTGAACGTTTCATCAGCCGCCTGGATCCAAAAGACCTGGTGCCCCAGCCTCCAGGAGAGGGCCCGGGGCCAGCAGGAGCCTCCCAGCTGGAGGGTGGG GGTCGTGGACGGAGGCGGAGGTCCCGGTCCAACATGTCAGATCGCCTCCTGCAGCTGACTCTGGAACAAAAGCTTTATATGGCACAGAAAGAAGTAACAGAGACACAACAAGACCAGGAGAAACTCAAACAGAGATACGAGAGAATTCAGGACAACTACAAG GCCTCCCTAAAAGAGGCAGAATTACGTCTAGAGGAGATCCAGAAGGCCAAGAAGGCGTTTGAACACAGACTGCTCAAACCTAAGAATGAGAGCAAATTGGAGATGAAGGAGCCCAACAAGGTGCTCCAGTGCATTGTGGACAAGTTAAAG GTCACCCAGTTGGAGAAGTTTAATCTGAAGAACCAAGCACTGAAGGTCCAAGAAAAgaagctccagcagcagcttcagcagAAAAAAGAGACGGGAAAAGCTGAATATGAG GACATTTTCCAGGCATACAATGAGCAGAGAATTGAGAAAAACCTGGATGAACTTCAAGTTAACAATCTGAAAGTACAACGTGTCCTCAGTTCACACAAG GAGATGCTGCAGAGTGTGACATGGGAGTCTACGGAGCTGAGCAATGACATCACCAAAAGGAAGCAGATGCTGGCAAAAATTGAGGAGGAGATACAGCATGCTGAGGAG gaGCGTTTAAAGGCAGAGGCCCTCAACCAACACCTGCGCCGCCAGATGGCAGATTATCAGGCTCCTGAAATCATTGAGTACATGCACATCAAGGATAAACACAAGAAGCTGCGGCAGAGCATTCACACATGGGAGAGGAAGGTTGGGATTGCCGAG ATGGCCTTGAAGACCCACACTAAAGCCTGGAACAAACAGAGAGCCACTCTTACTCCTGCAAACAGTGCTGAGGCTGGAGCTCGGTCTGGAGAACACCAGATCCCAGTAAAGCTCCCATACATAGCAGAACACAGCACTTAG